Within Schumannella luteola, the genomic segment TGCTGGCCGTACTGTGCGGCCGAGGGCTGCGGGGTGGAAGGCTGCGGGGTGGAGGGCTGCTGGCCGGTCGGCTGTCCGTACTGCGGCACGCCGGGCTGCTGCCCCGTCTGCTGCGGGTAGGTCGGCTGCCCGTACTGGGGCGCGGACGGCTGCTGCGGGGTGGATGCGGCGGGAGCCTGCCAGCTCTGCTGCGGGTTCTGCTGAACCGACCACTGCTCGGCGCCCGGCTGCGCGGGCTGGCCGTACTGGGGAGCGGACGGCTGCTGGCCGGTCGGCTGCTGGGGCGCGGGCTGGCCGGCGGAGGGCTGGCCGTACGGGGAGACCGGCGGGGCTGCGCCGGCGGGGGTGCTGGTGTCGCGCTGCGGGAGCCGCGCGGTGGTGGGGCGATCCTCGGGGGAGAGGTCGTCGTCCGACGACGGACCCGAGGGGCCTGCAGGGTTGTCGCTCATCATGATCCCTCTCCGGCGCGGTGGGGTGGGTGCGTGGGGGTGCGTGCAGAATGCGCCGAATGTCGTTTTACCTGCGAACTCTAGCCGCGTGAGCAGAACTCCGACACGGGCAGGTGTCCCCATTAACCCGGACTTCGCGCGGGAGCGCGACCGGGTACGCCCCGAGATCGCGACGACGCCGAGAAGCGGCCCGATGACACCGACCGCAGGCTCGGGCTCAGCCCGCGAGGCGCTCGATCAGCTCGCGGTAGCGCGCGGCCGTGCGCTCGACGATCTCCGTCGGCAGCCCGGGCGGCGTGCCCTGCTTGTCCCAGTTCGCGGCGAGCCAGTCGCGCACGATCTGCTTGTCGAAGCTCGCCAGCCGGTCGGGCCCGCCGGCGGACCAGCCCGCCGCATCCCAGTACCGGCTCGAGTCACTCGTGAGCACCTCGTCGGCGAGCACGATCTCGCCCGTCTCGGGGTCGCGGCCGAACTCGAACTTGGTGTCGGCGATGATGACGCCGTGCTCGGCGGCGAGGTTGCTCGCGGCCGAGAAGATGCGGATGCTGAGGTCGCGGATCGCGGTCGCATCCGCTTCGCCCACCAGCTCGACGGTGCGCTCGAAGCTGATGTTCTCGTCGTGCTCGCCGAGCGGCGCCTTGTAGGCCGGCGTGTAGATCGGCTCGGGCAGGCGGTCGCCGTCGCC encodes:
- a CDS encoding phosphoribosylaminoimidazolesuccinocarboxamide synthase gives rise to the protein MAELGWAHVYSGKVRDLYRHASHPKRMLVVATDRVSAFDFVLEPGIPGKGAELTRLSRWWFDRLDVPNHLDPAGLPADLPEDVAARAMFVRELEMFPVEAVVRGYLTGSGWVEYQASRTVCGIPLPDGLGDGDRLPEPIYTPAYKAPLGEHDENISFERTVELVGEADATAIRDLSIRIFSAASNLAAEHGVIIADTKFEFGRDPETGEIVLADEVLTSDSSRYWDAAGWSAGGPDRLASFDKQIVRDWLAANWDKQGTPPGLPTEIVERTAARYRELIERLAG